From the Deinococcus sp. YIM 134068 genome, one window contains:
- a CDS encoding polymer-forming cytoskeletal protein — protein MDREWRDELDLLHREAEGELTPGERARLALLLRQTEVEDAARRLAGATDALRSLERPTLPRSCARPVAEEVAWSARLQTSSPPPAPHGVAASVGAEVALAAQLAATPAPARSVAGEVVAAIRTAAALSDLPPLGRSVAAAVASEVAWSARLARPAPLPATSLASHLAGRIAGETAVERSPTVVPNSPAHNPAPLLLVSGLLVGLTLLAVTSAWPNLAAGATVLQTLVAQVSPLAGVGLALLLGVSLLVTWRPTPTTLRLGTGAFVLSAVLTLPPLYEAFGRSGVTVGHDLTVSGPVRGNVIAVGGDVTLSPSARVDGEVITLFGDVRRQEGARVTGRVNALLGRAPGDTAAIQTAPPSGLSAATATAFRPLLGWLGGAAWGPIFLLLTGGMLLLLFVTGVAPTLARRQRHAPVRTLALGVLALAVLIGPALGLALVGLLVPALLATAFALLTLATGLSVSAYDAGRALAFRLRLPRPDALGALLGLCAVALSLGVPPLALTFGLVGGAWGAGTLLLTRTGEAREAAA, from the coding sequence ATGGACCGGGAGTGGCGCGACGAGCTGGACCTGCTGCACCGCGAGGCGGAGGGTGAACTGACCCCCGGCGAGCGCGCGCGGCTGGCCTTGCTGCTTCGTCAGACGGAGGTGGAGGACGCCGCCCGGCGGCTGGCCGGGGCCACGGACGCCCTGCGTTCTTTGGAGCGGCCCACCCTCCCGCGCAGTTGCGCCCGCCCGGTCGCAGAGGAGGTGGCGTGGAGCGCGCGGCTCCAGACCTCCTCCCCTCCCCCGGCCCCGCATGGGGTGGCCGCGTCTGTCGGGGCGGAGGTGGCCCTCGCCGCGCAGTTGGCCGCTACTCCAGCCCCTGCCCGGAGCGTCGCCGGGGAGGTGGTGGCCGCCATTCGGACCGCCGCCGCGCTGAGCGACCTTCCCCCGCTGGGGCGCAGTGTGGCCGCCGCCGTCGCCTCCGAGGTCGCGTGGTCGGCGCGGCTGGCCCGGCCTGCTCCTCTTCCGGCAACATCGCTGGCGAGTCATCTGGCCGGGCGCATCGCCGGGGAGACGGCGGTGGAACGTTCCCCCACGGTCGTCCCCAATTCCCCCGCCCACAATCCCGCGCCCCTCCTGCTCGTGTCGGGGCTGCTCGTGGGCCTGACGCTGCTCGCCGTGACGAGCGCGTGGCCGAACCTGGCAGCGGGGGCGACCGTGTTGCAGACGCTCGTGGCGCAGGTCTCGCCGCTGGCGGGGGTCGGGCTGGCGCTGCTGCTGGGAGTCAGCCTGCTCGTGACGTGGCGGCCCACGCCTACTACTCTGCGGCTGGGGACCGGGGCATTCGTGCTCTCCGCCGTGTTGACGCTGCCGCCGCTCTATGAGGCGTTCGGGCGCAGCGGCGTCACCGTCGGGCACGATCTCACGGTCAGCGGCCCGGTGCGCGGCAATGTCATCGCGGTCGGCGGGGACGTGACGCTCAGTCCCTCTGCGCGGGTGGACGGCGAGGTCATCACCCTGTTCGGGGACGTGCGGCGGCAGGAGGGCGCGCGGGTGACGGGCCGGGTCAACGCCCTGCTGGGCCGGGCACCGGGGGACACGGCAGCCATCCAGACAGCCCCCCCCTCCGGCCTGAGTGCCGCCACCGCCACCGCCTTCCGGCCCCTGCTGGGGTGGCTCGGCGGGGCGGCGTGGGGTCCCATCTTCCTGCTGCTGACGGGCGGGATGCTGCTGCTGCTCTTCGTGACGGGCGTGGCCCCCACCCTCGCGCGGCGGCAGCGACATGCGCCCGTGCGGACCCTCGCGCTCGGCGTGCTCGCCCTCGCCGTATTGATCGGCCCGGCGCTGGGGCTGGCACTCGTGGGGCTGCTCGTGCCCGCCCTGCTCGCCACCGCTTTCGCTCTCCTCACTCTGGCGACGGGCCTGAGCGTGAGCGCCTACGACGCGGGCCGCGCCCTCGCCTTCCGCCTGCGCCTGCCCCGACCCGACGCGCTGGGGGCGCTGCTGGGGCTGTGCGCCGTCGCCCTCAGCCTCGGCGTGCCGCCCCTGGCGCTGACCTTCGGCCTCGTGGGCGGCGCGTGGGGAGCGGGAACGCTCCTCCTCACCCGGACGGGCGAGGCACGCGAGGCCGCCGCGTAA
- a CDS encoding bifunctional folylpolyglutamate synthase/dihydrofolate synthase, which translates to MTETDALTWLFARQRFGVHPGLSRVRALLARLGDPQQNFRSVLVGGTNGKGSTAATLASILTAAGERTGLFTSPHLTHFSERFVVAGRELPPEVVLRALEEVRPHAEAEGASFFEIVTALGCLLFARAGVTTAVMEVGLGGRLDATNVLDPVLSIVTNVGLDHTEILGDTPQAIAGEKAGLLRAERPAVTGVGSDLLPVLEAQEADLWALGREVMLEAAPLGWDGWEVRVGLPGADLFFNTPLLGEHGARNAALAAAAAHRLGVGESAIRMGTAGVRWPGRLEVLPWRGGRVLLDGAHNPDGARALAAALRGLGVEGVPVVFGAAADKDLTGVAVALREVASEVILTRAVLSPRAADPAQLASFFGGLPTRLTSSPETALELLAPGGLAVVCGSLYLIGEVRPLLLGEVGEGRERWQ; encoded by the coding sequence ATGACTGAGACCGACGCTCTGACTTGGCTCTTCGCGCGTCAACGCTTCGGCGTCCATCCCGGCCTGTCGCGGGTCCGCGCCCTTCTCGCCCGGCTGGGGGACCCGCAACAGAACTTCCGGTCAGTTCTCGTCGGCGGCACGAACGGGAAGGGCAGCACGGCGGCGACCCTTGCCTCCATCCTGACGGCGGCGGGCGAGCGCACAGGCCTCTTCACCAGCCCGCACCTGACGCACTTCTCCGAGCGGTTCGTGGTGGCGGGCCGGGAGTTGCCGCCGGAGGTCGTGTTGAGGGCGCTGGAGGAAGTCCGTCCCCACGCCGAGGCGGAGGGCGCGTCCTTTTTCGAGATCGTGACGGCCCTGGGCTGCCTGCTCTTCGCCCGCGCTGGGGTGACGACGGCGGTGATGGAGGTGGGCCTCGGCGGGCGGCTGGACGCGACGAACGTCCTCGACCCGGTGCTGAGCATCGTTACTAACGTCGGCCTGGATCACACCGAGATTCTGGGCGACACGCCCCAGGCCATCGCGGGTGAGAAGGCGGGCCTCCTCCGCGCCGAGCGACCCGCCGTGACTGGCGTCGGGTCCGACCTCCTGCCCGTGCTGGAGGCGCAGGAGGCCGACCTCTGGGCGTTGGGGCGGGAGGTGATGTTGGAGGCCGCGCCGCTGGGCTGGGACGGCTGGGAGGTGCGGGTGGGGCTGCCGGGAGCGGACCTGTTCTTCAATACGCCTCTGTTGGGGGAACATGGCGCGCGCAACGCCGCGCTGGCCGCCGCCGCCGCCCACCGGCTCGGGGTGGGGGAGAGCGCCATCCGCATGGGAACGGCGGGTGTGCGCTGGCCGGGTCGCCTGGAGGTGTTGCCGTGGCGGGGCGGGCGCGTCCTGCTCGACGGGGCGCACAACCCGGACGGGGCGCGGGCGCTGGCGGCGGCCCTGCGCGGGTTAGGGGTGGAGGGCGTTCCGGTCGTGTTCGGCGCGGCAGCGGACAAGGACCTTACGGGCGTGGCGGTGGCCTTGAGAGAGGTTGCCTCCGAGGTCATTCTCACCCGTGCCGTCCTCAGCCCGCGCGCCGCTGACCCTGCCCAACTCGCCTCTTTCTTCGGCGGGCTGCCCACACGCCTCACCAGCTCACCAGAGACCGCGTTGGAGCTGCTGGCACCCGGCGGCCTCGCGGTCGTGTGTGGAAGCTTGTACCTGATCGGGGAGGTGCGTCCTCTCCTACTGGGGGAGGTGGGCGAGGGGCGCGAACGCTGGCAATAG
- the moaC gene encoding cyclic pyranopterin monophosphate synthase MoaC — translation MTAEGGGTPELTHFRDGLPRMVDVTSKASTARTATAEGWVRLPDEARAALVAGTNPKGDPLTVARLAGLAGSKRTADLITLCHPIPVTGADVTLTLEEAGVRIVATVRTTAPTGVEMEALTAVTVAALNVYDMLKAASKAVEITGVRLLSKTGGKSGDYHAAGRPVPVDMDG, via the coding sequence GTGACGGCAGAGGGCGGGGGGACACCGGAACTCACCCATTTCCGGGACGGCCTGCCGCGCATGGTGGATGTGACGAGCAAGGCGAGTACCGCACGCACCGCGACCGCCGAGGGCTGGGTGCGCCTGCCAGATGAGGCGCGGGCGGCGCTCGTGGCGGGCACGAACCCGAAGGGCGACCCCCTCACCGTCGCGCGGCTGGCGGGGCTGGCAGGCAGCAAACGCACCGCCGACCTGATCACGCTCTGCCACCCCATCCCCGTCACGGGTGCCGACGTGACCCTCACGCTGGAGGAGGCGGGCGTCCGCATCGTCGCCACCGTCCGCACCACTGCACCGACGGGCGTGGAGATGGAGGCCCTCACCGCCGTCACCGTCGCCGCCCTCAACGTCTACGACATGCTCAAGGCGGCGAGCAAGGCCGTCGAGATCACGGGCGTGCGCCTGCTGTCCAAGACGGGTGGCAAGAGTGGGGACTACCACGCGGCGGGGCGTCCGGTTCCGGTGGACATGGACGGTTGA
- a CDS encoding carboxypeptidase M32, which produces MSMDELRRRLGQVSDLNAAAGLMSWDQETQMPPEAAHVRGLQMATLEGLAHELFTDARTAELLDAVGTPEDETDAAVVRVTRRDHAKDTRLPTAFVEETARARNEAHHAWLDAREHSRFSTFAPHLERMLDLARRQADLLGYEEHPYDALLDEYEPGMRASQVRPVFADLRTRTLPLVRRVAAAGDAADYGVLTRPFSPEAQKAFAWRVAGEAFGLKPEFARQDESAHPFQTNFSRSDVRVTTRVEPYWPACLFGTWHEAGHAMYERGVAPRWERTPVSAGASLGVHESQSRMFENLLARSRPFWRRYFPQLAEVAPEVTAGQDPETLYRAVNRVQPSLIRVEADEVTYNFHIMLRFELELALLEGTLKVHELPEAWNAKMAEDLGLTPPDDAQGVLQDIHWSAGLIGYFPTYTLGNLLSVQLLEAARRNEAVAAGIDRAEYGPLLAWLVENVHQPGRSLTPGEITERATGRALTADPYVAYLHEKYEDIYGRKAEG; this is translated from the coding sequence ATGAGCATGGACGAGCTGAGACGCCGCCTCGGACAGGTCAGCGACCTGAACGCCGCCGCCGGGCTGATGTCGTGGGACCAGGAGACGCAGATGCCCCCGGAGGCCGCCCACGTGCGCGGTCTTCAGATGGCGACGCTGGAGGGGCTGGCGCACGAGCTGTTCACGGACGCGCGCACCGCCGAGTTGCTGGACGCCGTGGGCACGCCGGAGGACGAGACGGACGCCGCCGTGGTGCGCGTCACCCGCCGCGACCACGCGAAGGACACCCGGCTGCCCACCGCCTTCGTGGAGGAGACCGCCCGCGCCCGCAACGAGGCGCACCACGCCTGGCTCGACGCGCGGGAACACAGCCGCTTTTCGACCTTTGCCCCGCATCTGGAGAGGATGCTGGACCTCGCCCGCCGTCAGGCCGACCTCCTCGGGTACGAGGAACACCCCTACGACGCCCTGCTGGACGAGTACGAGCCGGGGATGCGGGCCTCGCAGGTCCGCCCGGTCTTTGCCGATCTGCGGACGCGGACGCTGCCGCTGGTGCGCCGCGTCGCGGCGGCGGGGGACGCGGCGGACTACGGGGTGCTGACCCGCCCCTTCTCCCCGGAGGCGCAGAAGGCGTTCGCGTGGCGCGTGGCGGGGGAGGCGTTCGGGTTGAAGCCCGAGTTCGCCCGGCAGGACGAGAGCGCGCACCCCTTTCAGACGAACTTCAGCCGCAGCGACGTGCGCGTGACCACGCGGGTGGAGCCGTACTGGCCCGCCTGCCTCTTCGGCACCTGGCACGAGGCCGGGCACGCCATGTACGAGCGGGGGGTCGCGCCGCGTTGGGAGCGCACGCCCGTCTCGGCGGGGGCCAGCCTCGGCGTCCATGAGAGCCAGTCGCGGATGTTCGAGAACCTGCTCGCCCGCTCGCGGCCCTTCTGGCGGCGGTACTTCCCGCAACTCGCCGAGGTCGCGCCCGAGGTCACGGCGGGCCAGGACCCCGAGACGCTCTACCGCGCCGTCAACCGCGTCCAGCCCAGCCTGATCCGGGTGGAGGCCGACGAGGTGACGTACAACTTCCACATCATGCTGCGCTTCGAGCTGGAACTCGCGCTGCTGGAGGGCACCCTGAAGGTTCACGAGTTGCCGGAGGCGTGGAACGCCAAGATGGCGGAGGACCTGGGCCTCACCCCCCCCGACGACGCGCAGGGCGTGTTGCAGGACATCCACTGGTCGGCGGGCCTGATCGGCTACTTCCCGACCTACACCCTGGGCAACCTCCTGAGCGTGCAACTGCTGGAGGCCGCGCGCCGGAACGAGGCAGTCGCCGCCGGAATAGACCGCGCCGAGTACGGCCCCCTGCTCGCCTGGCTCGTCGAGAACGTCCACCAGCCTGGACGGAGCCTCACTCCCGGCGAGATCACCGAGCGGGCGACGGGGCGGGCGCTCACCGCCGATCCCTACGTCGCCTACCTGCACGAGAAGTACGAGGATATCTACGGGCGGAAGGCGGAAGGCTGA
- a CDS encoding helix-turn-helix domain-containing protein, with the protein MKLHERLRELRSERGLRLKDVAETAGISVPYLSDLERGRTNPSLETLQTLAGAYAITVHDLLEGVEFYGDSTEGALPKGLADLVADPTLGGQLTPDWVRTLSRIELRGKRPRDKQDWYEIYLHLKRILN; encoded by the coding sequence ATGAAACTGCACGAACGACTCCGCGAGTTGCGGAGTGAGCGCGGGCTGCGGCTCAAGGATGTGGCCGAGACCGCCGGGATCAGCGTTCCGTACCTCAGCGACCTGGAGCGCGGACGCACCAACCCCAGCCTGGAGACCCTCCAGACGCTGGCGGGGGCCTACGCGATCACCGTTCACGACCTGCTGGAGGGCGTCGAGTTCTACGGCGACTCCACCGAGGGCGCGCTCCCGAAGGGACTGGCCGACCTCGTGGCCGATCCGACGCTGGGCGGGCAGCTCACGCCCGACTGGGTTCGCACCCTGTCGCGCATCGAGTTGCGTGGTAAGCGCCCCCGCGACAAGCAGGACTGGTACGAGATTTACCTGCACCTCAAGCGCATCCTGAACTGA
- a CDS encoding S-layer homology domain-containing protein, producing the protein MKKSLFVLTAALSFGFAAAQTTTPAAPATPATPAATPAAAPAPTQVPTLTDVPAGHWAKDAIDRLVSQGIILGYPDGTYRGAQNLTRYEAAVILARLLDQVRTGQTDTSTLSPETLTSLQNAIQELAADLTALGVRVSDLEENAVNRDDFSRLEARVEELAAASGDAAAITQLQTQIAELTARADDYDALRADIDDNASSIAALNDLTVLLNQDILNLQDRVSAVESAQADFVQRADFDNLAGRVGTIDTRVTTLENAPRFTVSGTINAQYGDLSLTSGSTNFDVDRLTRQTFADGVFTSGVNCPDGRYAASGNAVSCVDTTIGPFTGDSGIDFGIRASNLITANGLVVVNNAAVNFGVNNEFGAGPGNFGGDVLVTLGSASADGAIAGNRFDVRYEAYNSKFKFNDYLFANDNDTEEAIQKRGVVINVATNPNEVALAPVFTVVAGNARTNRVDSNTGVVLPNVLSTQYYGVRATINPFGVGPVGLSFAQNDGNRTAFGLDYNVGFGTRNAEGNAPFNVTGAYVASIPQSAANFVTGPNGSFQNAFEGRDQAFFTDARADFGIARAAANFRAIDGDYAAGVAGMSGNDSLYYYGQGANGYKSSAPYIADQVGFGAGVGTTLGPVALAAFGDSYVPYLSTSTVGRNTSFGVSAGARLGALSLVGFFNRASLGDEVIHADLNYKGPGGNGFLYNSTTPYMNVADVPFAFSSTFGARLQHNGSVDNALIRGLSFTGTYARFYEDELGVNDFQAYAGYTGTFFGVRVEPFARYHLLVTPNDALVTDTGTAQTVATYNTVKYGVRLSTAPLNGVIFQPSAFLNFANRITNAGRQVQVAGTSTTELFGQTGLTFNQFLAPNLKTSIGYAYYQGFNVASSLVASSASAATATYSAASDRIYASPFSSGTTPFAGDNFGANSGRAQGVFAQVDWNGLSANYGVFYHDDFRPTVTTGATPYTNTGRTIAQGFKVSYTFKF; encoded by the coding sequence ATGAAAAAGAGCTTGTTCGTTCTCACCGCCGCGCTGTCGTTCGGCTTCGCCGCCGCGCAGACGACCACCCCGGCGGCCCCGGCCACTCCGGCCACGCCCGCCGCTACTCCGGCTGCGGCCCCGGCACCCACCCAGGTGCCGACCCTGACGGACGTGCCCGCCGGGCACTGGGCGAAGGACGCCATCGACCGTTTGGTGAGCCAGGGCATCATCCTGGGCTACCCCGACGGCACCTACCGTGGTGCCCAGAACCTCACCCGCTACGAGGCCGCCGTCATTCTCGCCCGCCTCCTCGATCAGGTCCGCACCGGTCAGACCGACACCTCCACCCTCAGCCCCGAAACGCTGACCTCCCTCCAGAACGCCATTCAGGAACTCGCCGCCGACCTCACCGCCCTGGGCGTGCGGGTCAGCGACCTGGAGGAGAATGCCGTCAACCGCGACGACTTCTCCCGCCTGGAGGCGCGCGTGGAGGAACTCGCCGCCGCCAGCGGTGACGCCGCCGCCATCACGCAGCTTCAGACGCAGATCGCCGAGCTGACGGCCCGCGCCGACGACTACGACGCCCTGCGCGCGGACATCGACGACAACGCCAGCAGCATCGCGGCGCTGAACGACCTGACCGTGCTGCTCAACCAGGACATCCTGAACCTTCAGGACCGGGTGAGCGCCGTCGAGAGCGCTCAGGCCGACTTCGTGCAGCGCGCGGACTTCGACAACCTCGCCGGGCGGGTTGGCACCATCGACACCCGCGTCACCACGCTGGAGAACGCGCCCCGCTTCACGGTGAGCGGCACGATCAACGCGCAGTACGGCGACCTGAGCCTCACGAGCGGGAGCACGAACTTCGATGTGGACCGCCTGACCCGCCAGACCTTCGCGGACGGCGTGTTCACCAGCGGCGTGAACTGCCCGGATGGCCGGTACGCGGCCTCCGGCAACGCGGTGAGCTGCGTCGACACCACCATAGGGCCGTTCACGGGTGACAGCGGCATCGACTTCGGCATCCGCGCGAGCAACCTCATCACGGCCAACGGCCTGGTCGTCGTGAACAACGCGGCGGTCAACTTCGGCGTCAACAACGAGTTCGGCGCTGGCCCTGGCAACTTCGGGGGCGACGTGCTCGTGACCCTGGGCAGCGCGAGCGCCGACGGTGCCATCGCGGGCAACAGGTTCGACGTGCGCTACGAGGCGTACAACAGCAAGTTCAAGTTCAACGATTACCTGTTCGCCAACGACAACGACACCGAGGAGGCCATTCAGAAGCGTGGCGTGGTGATCAACGTCGCGACGAACCCGAACGAGGTGGCGCTCGCCCCCGTCTTCACGGTCGTGGCGGGCAACGCGCGCACCAATAGGGTGGACTCCAACACCGGTGTGGTCCTGCCTAACGTCCTCTCCACTCAGTACTACGGCGTGCGTGCCACGATCAACCCCTTCGGCGTGGGTCCTGTGGGTCTCTCCTTTGCTCAGAACGACGGCAACCGCACCGCGTTCGGCCTGGACTACAACGTGGGCTTCGGCACGCGTAACGCGGAGGGCAACGCTCCGTTCAACGTGACGGGCGCGTACGTCGCCAGCATTCCGCAGTCGGCGGCGAACTTCGTCACGGGTCCGAACGGTTCCTTCCAGAACGCCTTCGAGGGCCGTGATCAGGCCTTCTTCACCGATGCCAGGGCGGACTTTGGAATCGCGCGGGCGGCGGCGAACTTCCGCGCCATCGACGGGGACTACGCCGCCGGTGTCGCGGGCATGTCCGGCAACGATTCGCTCTACTACTATGGGCAGGGCGCGAACGGTTACAAGTCGAGCGCACCGTACATCGCCGATCAGGTGGGCTTTGGCGCGGGCGTGGGCACCACGCTGGGGCCGGTGGCGCTTGCGGCGTTCGGTGACAGCTACGTCCCGTACCTCTCCACCTCCACGGTGGGCCGTAACACCAGCTTCGGTGTGAGCGCCGGGGCGCGCCTGGGCGCACTGAGCCTCGTGGGCTTCTTCAACCGCGCGAGCTTGGGCGACGAAGTGATCCATGCCGACCTGAACTACAAGGGTCCCGGCGGCAACGGCTTCCTGTACAACAGCACCACCCCGTACATGAACGTGGCGGACGTGCCCTTCGCGTTCTCCAGCACGTTCGGTGCCCGGCTCCAGCACAACGGGTCCGTCGACAACGCGCTCATCCGGGGCCTGAGCTTCACGGGCACCTACGCCCGCTTCTACGAGGATGAGCTGGGGGTCAACGACTTCCAGGCGTACGCCGGGTACACGGGCACGTTCTTCGGCGTGCGGGTCGAGCCGTTCGCCCGCTACCACCTGCTTGTCACGCCGAACGATGCTCTGGTGACGGACACGGGGACGGCGCAGACGGTAGCGACCTACAACACCGTCAAGTACGGCGTGAGGCTCAGCACCGCGCCGCTGAACGGCGTAATCTTCCAGCCCAGCGCGTTCCTCAACTTCGCTAACCGCATCACGAACGCAGGGCGTCAGGTGCAGGTGGCGGGCACCTCGACCACCGAGCTGTTCGGGCAGACGGGCCTCACCTTCAACCAGTTCCTCGCGCCCAACCTGAAGACCAGCATCGGCTACGCCTACTACCAGGGCTTCAACGTGGCCAGCTCGCTCGTCGCCAGCAGCGCCAGCGCCGCCACGGCGACCTACAGCGCCGCTTCCGACCGCATCTACGCCAGCCCCTTCAGCAGCGGCACGACCCCCTTCGCGGGTGACAACTTCGGTGCCAACAGTGGCCGCGCGCAGGGTGTGTTCGCCCAGGTCGACTGGAACGGTCTGTCCGCGAACTACGGCGTGTTCTACCACGACGACTTCCGCCCTACGGTCACGACGGGTGCCACCCCCTACACAAACACTGGTCGGACCATCGCTCAGGGCTTCAAGGTCAGCTACACCTTCAAGTTCTAA
- a CDS encoding manganese-dependent inorganic pyrophosphatase has product MLAVFGHTNPDTDAITSALVYARLLTRQGVEARAYRLGELNFETPFVLREAGVDVPDLLPTLEAGAAVALVDHNESAQSVPNLTELTVMRVVDHHKLGDLTTAQPPYLRFEPVGSTGTLLLKLHREAGLPVERADARLMLSAILSDTLHFRSPTTTPDDREAVAFLAPVAEVADVEAYALAMFAAKSDLGDTPAETLLRMDYKVFPFGDPTRPQSVQQWGLGVIETTNPGYVLGRQAELLAAMDRVRAEDGLNGVLLSVVDILNETNRTLVLSATEEKVLREAFGVEMAGGLADLGGRISRKKQIVPTLEAYFTPTA; this is encoded by the coding sequence ATGCTGGCTGTTTTTGGACACACCAACCCCGATACCGACGCGATCACCTCGGCCCTGGTCTACGCCCGGCTGCTCACCCGGCAGGGCGTGGAGGCGCGGGCCTACCGCCTGGGCGAGCTGAATTTCGAGACGCCCTTCGTGCTGCGGGAGGCGGGGGTAGACGTGCCGGACCTTCTGCCAACGCTGGAGGCGGGCGCGGCGGTGGCCCTCGTGGACCACAACGAGAGCGCCCAGTCGGTGCCCAACCTCACCGAACTGACGGTGATGCGGGTGGTGGACCACCACAAGCTCGGCGACCTGACGACCGCACAGCCGCCCTACCTGCGCTTCGAGCCGGTGGGGAGCACGGGCACGCTCCTGCTTAAGCTGCACCGCGAGGCCGGGTTGCCCGTCGAGCGGGCGGACGCGCGGCTGATGCTGAGCGCTATCCTCAGCGACACGCTGCACTTCCGCAGCCCGACGACCACGCCCGACGACCGGGAGGCGGTGGCGTTCCTGGCCCCGGTCGCGGAGGTGGCGGATGTGGAGGCCTATGCCCTCGCCATGTTCGCCGCCAAGAGCGACCTCGGTGACACGCCCGCCGAGACGCTGCTCAGGATGGATTACAAGGTCTTCCCCTTCGGCGATCCCACGCGGCCCCAGAGCGTGCAGCAGTGGGGCCTGGGCGTGATCGAGACGACCAATCCGGGCTACGTCCTGGGCCGTCAGGCCGAACTGCTCGCGGCGATGGACCGGGTGCGGGCCGAGGACGGGCTGAACGGCGTGCTGCTCTCGGTCGTGGATATCCTGAACGAGACGAACCGGACGTTGGTGCTCTCCGCCACCGAGGAGAAGGTGTTGCGCGAGGCGTTCGGGGTGGAGATGGCGGGGGGGCTTGCCGACCTGGGCGGGCGCATCAGCCGCAAGAAGCAGATCGTGCCGACGCTGGAGGCCTATTTCACGCCGACCGCCTGA